The Triticum urartu cultivar G1812 unplaced genomic scaffold, Tu2.1 TuUngrouped_contig_5222, whole genome shotgun sequence genome includes a region encoding these proteins:
- the LOC125528932 gene encoding non-specific lipid transfer protein GPI-anchored 14-like codes for MATAVQWPVMVVVVMMGAVMAARVGADMDADRSECAEQLVGLAPCLQYVQGQARSPAPDCCGGLSQVLDKSPKCLCVLVKDKDDPNLGIKINASLALALPSACRNTKANVSHCPELLHLPPNSKDAAIFSPGGDKGSAAAPAKDNTASTANSRAQQAASAGTASSTATAGVALAALLAGYLALLLPADFLAAASSF; via the exons ATGGCGACGGCGGTGCAGTGGccggtgatggtggtggtggtgatgatGGGGGCGGTGATGGCGGCGCGCGTGGGGGCGGACATGGACGCGGACCGGAGCGAGTGCGCGGAGCAGCTGGTGGGGTTGGCGCCGTGCCTGCAGTACGTGCAGGGGCAGGCGCGGTCGCCGGCGCCGGACTGCTGCGGCGGGCTGAGCCAGGTGCTGGACAAGAGCCCCAAGTGCCTGTGCGTGCTGGTCAAGGACAAGGACGACCCCAACCTGGGCATCAAGATCAACGCCTCCCTCGCGCTCGCCCTCCCCTCCGCCTGCCGCAACACCAAGGCCAACGTCTCCCACTGCCCAG AGCTGCTGCACCTCCCTCCGAACTCCAAGGACGCCGCCATCTTCAGCCCCGGCGGCGACAAGGGCTCCGCTGCAGCTCCAG CCAAGGACAACACGGCGTCGACGGCCAACTCCCGCGCGCAGCAGGCGGCCAGCGCCGGCACCGCCTCCTCGACGGCGACCGCCGGCGTCGCACTGGCGGCGTTGCTCGCCGGCTACCTTGCGCTGCTCCTGCCCGCTGACTTcctggccgccgcctcctccttctAG